In one Corynebacterium bovis DSM 20582 = CIP 54.80 genomic region, the following are encoded:
- a CDS encoding undecaprenyl-diphosphate phosphatase has product MSWLQTIVLSIVQGLTEFLPVSSSGHLRIISTLFWGQDAGASFTAVVQLGTEAAVLLFFARDIWRIATGWFAGVGEWVTDLRTRHGRRTRRDSLDYRMGWMVIAATIPVGLVGYLAKDLIRDNLRNLWITAAVLILFSFVFILAERAGTHRRSYDGLRMRDAVIMGLAQCLALIPGVSRSGATVSAGLFLNLDREVATRFSFLLAIPAVLASGLFSLPDAFHPTDGQAASGLQLVVGTVVAFGIGYASIAWLLKFVAHHSFSWFAAWRIPVGIIVMVLLATGVLTA; this is encoded by the coding sequence ATGAGCTGGCTCCAGACGATCGTCCTGTCGATCGTCCAGGGCCTCACCGAGTTCCTCCCGGTGTCCTCCTCCGGACATCTCCGGATCATCTCCACGCTGTTCTGGGGACAGGACGCCGGCGCGTCGTTCACCGCCGTCGTCCAACTCGGCACCGAGGCCGCCGTCCTGCTGTTCTTCGCCCGGGACATCTGGCGCATCGCCACCGGGTGGTTCGCCGGCGTCGGGGAGTGGGTCACGGACCTGCGGACCCGGCACGGACGACGCACCCGGCGTGACAGCCTCGACTACCGCATGGGGTGGATGGTCATCGCGGCGACGATCCCCGTCGGCCTCGTCGGCTACCTCGCGAAGGACCTCATCCGCGACAACCTCCGGAACCTCTGGATCACCGCGGCCGTGCTCATCCTCTTCTCGTTCGTCTTCATCCTCGCCGAGCGGGCGGGCACGCACCGGCGGTCGTACGACGGCCTGCGGATGCGGGACGCGGTCATCATGGGCCTGGCCCAGTGCCTCGCCCTCATCCCGGGCGTCTCCCGGTCGGGGGCGACGGTCTCCGCCGGCCTGTTCCTCAACCTCGACCGGGAGGTCGCGACGCGGTTCTCCTTCCTCCTCGCGATCCCGGCCGTCCTCGCGTCCGGCCTGTTCTCCCTGCCCGACGCGTTCCACCCGACCGACGGCCAGGCGGCGTCGGGTCTCCAGCTGGTGGTCGGCACGGTCGTCGCCTTCGGCATCGGCTACGCGTCCATCGCGTGGCTGCTGAAGTTCGTCGCGCACCACTCCTTCTCTTGGTTCGCGGCGTGGCGCATCCCGGTCGGGATCATCGTCATGGTGCTGCTGGCGACCGGCGTGCTCACCGCCTGA